In Vigna unguiculata cultivar IT97K-499-35 chromosome 3, ASM411807v1, whole genome shotgun sequence, a single genomic region encodes these proteins:
- the LOC114174895 gene encoding transcription factor bHLH61-like isoform X1 translates to MELSQLGFLDELVAPRRETWNALSSGFLELLSNGWSFDTFLENPSFPTSNSLFAAFSTPIDRRFECPFTNELPPYPFPDAFTMPLPHLHPANDDPPPPLPPTLEDEDVAFYDNNNNFEEIKSVCKVEEQGVENPQGTEIPLFNTGMSDDAERKQKSKKLEGQPSKNLMAERRRRKRLNDRLSMLRSIVPKISKMDRTSILGDTIDYMKELLERIGKLQEEEAEEGSSQINLLGISKDQVKPNEAIVRNSPKFDVERRDQDTRISICCATKPGLLLSTVNTLEALGLEIQQCVVSSFNDFSVEASCSEVGEQRNCVSPEEIKQSLFRNAGFGGKCLKEKDGKLIKQFADGVKEATFLL, encoded by the exons atgGAGCTTTCTCAGCTTGGTTTCTTAGATGAATTGGTGGCTCCAAGAAGAGAGACATGGAATGCTCTGTCCAGTGGGTTCTTGGAGCTATTGTCTAATGGTTGGAGTTTTGACACTTTTCTTGAGAACCCATCTTTCCCCACCTCTAACTCTCTGTTTGCTGCATTTTCAACACCCATAGACCGCAGATTTGAATGCCCTTTCACCAATGAACTACCACCATACCCTTTTCCTGATGCCTTCACAATGCCATTGCCGCACCTTCACCCTGCCAACGATGATCCCCCACCTCCACTTCCACCCACACTGGAGGATGAAGATGTTGCCTTTtatgacaacaacaacaactttGAAGAAATCAAGAGTGTCTGCAAAGTTGAGGAACAAGGTGTTGAGAATCCACAAGGCACAGAGATTCCACTCTTCAACACAGGCATGTCTGATGATGCAGAGAGGAAACAGAAGTCCAAAAAGCTAGAGGGACAGCCCTCAAAGAATCTCATGGCAGAAAGGAGGAGAAGAAAGCGTCTCAATGACCGTCTTTCCATGCTTAGGTCAATAGTCCCCAAGATCAGCAAG ATGGACAGGACCTCTATTCTTGGGGATACTATAGACTACATGAAAGAGCTCTTGGAAAGGATTGGTAAGTTGCAGGAAGAAGAGGCGGAAGAGGGCTCAAGTCAGATTAATCTGTTGGGCATTTCAAAAGACCAAGTGAAACCAAATGAAGCAATTGTAAGAAACTCCCCCAAG TTTGATGTTGAAAGGAGAGACCAGGACACCAGGATCAGCATTTGTTGTGCTACAAAGCCTGGATTGCTACTATCAACCGTCAATACATTAGAAGCATTAGGCCTTGAGATTCAGCAATGTGTTGTAAGCAGCTTCAATGACTTTTCAGTGGAAGCATCTTGTTCTGAG GTAGGTGAACAGAGAAATTGCGTTAGCCCTGAGGAGATAAAACAATCACTATTCAGAAATGCAGGGTTTGGTGGGAAATGTCTCAAGGAGAAAGATGGAAAATTGATAAAACAATTTGCAGATGGTGTTAAAGAAGCAACTTTCCTTCTTTAG
- the LOC114174895 gene encoding transcription factor bHLH93-like isoform X2 — MELSQLGFLDELVAPRRETWNALSSGFLELLSNGWSFDTFLENPSFPTSNSLFAAFSTPIDRRFECPFTNELPPYPFPDAFTMPLPHLHPANDDPPPPLPPTLEDEDVAFYDNNNNFEEIKSVCKVEEQGVENPQGTEIPLFNTGMSDDAERKQKSKKLEGQPSKNLMAERRRRKRLNDRLSMLRSIVPKISKMDRTSILGDTIDYMKELLERIGKLQEEEAEEGSSQINLLGISKDQVKPNEAIVRNSPKFDVERRDQDTRISICCATKPGLLLSTVNTLEALGLEIQQCVVSSFNDFSVEASCSEVNREIALALRR; from the exons atgGAGCTTTCTCAGCTTGGTTTCTTAGATGAATTGGTGGCTCCAAGAAGAGAGACATGGAATGCTCTGTCCAGTGGGTTCTTGGAGCTATTGTCTAATGGTTGGAGTTTTGACACTTTTCTTGAGAACCCATCTTTCCCCACCTCTAACTCTCTGTTTGCTGCATTTTCAACACCCATAGACCGCAGATTTGAATGCCCTTTCACCAATGAACTACCACCATACCCTTTTCCTGATGCCTTCACAATGCCATTGCCGCACCTTCACCCTGCCAACGATGATCCCCCACCTCCACTTCCACCCACACTGGAGGATGAAGATGTTGCCTTTtatgacaacaacaacaactttGAAGAAATCAAGAGTGTCTGCAAAGTTGAGGAACAAGGTGTTGAGAATCCACAAGGCACAGAGATTCCACTCTTCAACACAGGCATGTCTGATGATGCAGAGAGGAAACAGAAGTCCAAAAAGCTAGAGGGACAGCCCTCAAAGAATCTCATGGCAGAAAGGAGGAGAAGAAAGCGTCTCAATGACCGTCTTTCCATGCTTAGGTCAATAGTCCCCAAGATCAGCAAG ATGGACAGGACCTCTATTCTTGGGGATACTATAGACTACATGAAAGAGCTCTTGGAAAGGATTGGTAAGTTGCAGGAAGAAGAGGCGGAAGAGGGCTCAAGTCAGATTAATCTGTTGGGCATTTCAAAAGACCAAGTGAAACCAAATGAAGCAATTGTAAGAAACTCCCCCAAG TTTGATGTTGAAAGGAGAGACCAGGACACCAGGATCAGCATTTGTTGTGCTACAAAGCCTGGATTGCTACTATCAACCGTCAATACATTAGAAGCATTAGGCCTTGAGATTCAGCAATGTGTTGTAAGCAGCTTCAATGACTTTTCAGTGGAAGCATCTTGTTCTGAG GTGAACAGAGAAATTGCGTTAGCCCTGAGGAGATAA